A DNA window from Paramormyrops kingsleyae isolate MSU_618 chromosome 10, PKINGS_0.4, whole genome shotgun sequence contains the following coding sequences:
- the LOC140593134 gene encoding serine/threonine-protein kinase PLK3-like isoform X1: MTVNESARAHLGPEVAEIVIDPNTSRSYSRDELLGQGACGKCYKMTDLASGDTFAVKVIPLYSWGLDEVCEEVEILKKLRHKNVVGFSHSFEDDQFMYIFMELCSRQTLADILKARGTLTDPEVRYYIQQLISGLKYIHQQGYVHRDIKLDNLFVNEKMQLKIGDFGLAVKLKLREKDICGTPPYMAPEVWKREGCGTEAEVWALGCVMYQLLVGEMPFYHDDYLEMIKDIKGAKYILPQNLSVAAGKLIKKIFQINPRDRPSLHKIRRHKFFTKGFTPKKLPPSSCYTEPQVEAVKNSIMKFFNRLVQRLFHRKRSRVEPSREDPMHSSILVPLVPQLVESSVVVQNSDIQMSNLTWLSWSQWLRDL, encoded by the exons ATGACTGTCAATGAATCTGCCCGTGCTCACTTGGGACCCGAAGTGGCTGAGATTGTGATAGATCCCAACACGTCAAGGTCTTACAGCAGAGATGAGCTTTTGGGACAG GGTGCTTGCGGCAAATGTTATAAGATGACAGATCTTGCTAGTGGTGACACCTTTGCTGTGAAGGTCATACCTCTATATTCCTGGGGACTGGATGAG GTCTGTGAAGAAGTAGAGATTTTGAAAAAACTGCGGCACAAGAATGTGGTGGGCTTCTCTCACTCTTTTGAAGATGACCAGTTCATGTATATTTTCATGGAGTTGTGCAGTAGGCAG ACTCTTGCCGACATCCTGAAAGCCCGAGGGACTCTGACTGACCCCGAAGTCCGCTATTATATTCAGCAGCTGATTTCGGGGTTAAAATACATACACCAGCAAGGTTATGTCCACAGGGACATCAAGTTGG ATAATTTGTTTGTAAATGAGAAAATGCAGTTGAAAATTGGGGATTTTGGACTGGCAGTCAAGTTGAAGCTGAGGGAGAA agACATTTGTGGAACACCTCCTTATATGGCTCCAGAAGTGTGGAAACGGGAGGGATGTGGAACTGAAGCAGAAGTCTGGGCACTGGGCTGTGTCAT gTATCAGCTTCTGGTTGGGGAAATGCCCTTCTATCATGACGATTACTTGGAGATGATAAAAGATATCAAGGGAGCCAAGTATATTCTACCCCAGAACCTCTCTGTGGCAGCTGGGAAGCTAATTAAAAAGATATTCCAAATCAACCCACGGGATCGCCCTTCACTGCACAAGATCCGTCGACATAAGTTCTTCACAAAG GGCTTTACTCCAAAGAAGCTACCGCCTAGTAGCTGCTATACAGAGCCACAGGTCGAAGCAGTCAAGAACTCAATTATGAAGTTCTTCAATCGGTTGGTCCAGCGCCTCTTTCACAGGAAGCGATCCAGAG TTGAGCCTTCAAGAGAGGATCCAATGCACAGCAGCATTCTGGTCCCTCTGGTCCCTCAACTTGTGGAGTCATCCGTTGTTGTCCAGAACAGCGACATACAGATGAGCAACTTGACCTGGTTGAGTTGGTCACAGTGGTTGAG GGACCTGTAG
- the LOC140593134 gene encoding serine/threonine-protein kinase PLK3-like isoform X2: MTVNESARAHLGPEVAEIVIDPNTSRSYSRDELLGQVCEEVEILKKLRHKNVVGFSHSFEDDQFMYIFMELCSRQTLADILKARGTLTDPEVRYYIQQLISGLKYIHQQGYVHRDIKLDNLFVNEKMQLKIGDFGLAVKLKLREKDICGTPPYMAPEVWKREGCGTEAEVWALGCVMYQLLVGEMPFYHDDYLEMIKDIKGAKYILPQNLSVAAGKLIKKIFQINPRDRPSLHKIRRHKFFTKGFTPKKLPPSSCYTEPQVEAVKNSIMKFFNRLVQRLFHRKRSRVEPSREDPMHSSILVPLVPQLVESSVVVQNSDIQMSNLTWLSWSQWLRDL, encoded by the exons ATGACTGTCAATGAATCTGCCCGTGCTCACTTGGGACCCGAAGTGGCTGAGATTGTGATAGATCCCAACACGTCAAGGTCTTACAGCAGAGATGAGCTTTTGGGACAG GTCTGTGAAGAAGTAGAGATTTTGAAAAAACTGCGGCACAAGAATGTGGTGGGCTTCTCTCACTCTTTTGAAGATGACCAGTTCATGTATATTTTCATGGAGTTGTGCAGTAGGCAG ACTCTTGCCGACATCCTGAAAGCCCGAGGGACTCTGACTGACCCCGAAGTCCGCTATTATATTCAGCAGCTGATTTCGGGGTTAAAATACATACACCAGCAAGGTTATGTCCACAGGGACATCAAGTTGG ATAATTTGTTTGTAAATGAGAAAATGCAGTTGAAAATTGGGGATTTTGGACTGGCAGTCAAGTTGAAGCTGAGGGAGAA agACATTTGTGGAACACCTCCTTATATGGCTCCAGAAGTGTGGAAACGGGAGGGATGTGGAACTGAAGCAGAAGTCTGGGCACTGGGCTGTGTCAT gTATCAGCTTCTGGTTGGGGAAATGCCCTTCTATCATGACGATTACTTGGAGATGATAAAAGATATCAAGGGAGCCAAGTATATTCTACCCCAGAACCTCTCTGTGGCAGCTGGGAAGCTAATTAAAAAGATATTCCAAATCAACCCACGGGATCGCCCTTCACTGCACAAGATCCGTCGACATAAGTTCTTCACAAAG GGCTTTACTCCAAAGAAGCTACCGCCTAGTAGCTGCTATACAGAGCCACAGGTCGAAGCAGTCAAGAACTCAATTATGAAGTTCTTCAATCGGTTGGTCCAGCGCCTCTTTCACAGGAAGCGATCCAGAG TTGAGCCTTCAAGAGAGGATCCAATGCACAGCAGCATTCTGGTCCCTCTGGTCCCTCAACTTGTGGAGTCATCCGTTGTTGTCCAGAACAGCGACATACAGATGAGCAACTTGACCTGGTTGAGTTGGTCACAGTGGTTGAG GGACCTGTAG